In Vicia villosa cultivar HV-30 ecotype Madison, WI unplaced genomic scaffold, Vvil1.0 ctg.000637F_1_1, whole genome shotgun sequence, one genomic interval encodes:
- the LOC131630046 gene encoding uncharacterized protein LOC131630046, with protein MAIDSEPESVRQRLVDRFMSTGNTECLHLWAYNTRPVGAHWLLLAINPIREVVYYLNSVNGEWTNYPAMKDIVDLSIQVFRSQRDAQVSRTKSSNITWIQVQCPQQKNSYDCGYFVLRFMKEILQANQLEIPLTYLDEFRAAGYPRLKLEEIKEDLCHFYIKRFFM; from the exons atggcaattgattcggaaccggaatcagttagacagcgcttagtagatagattcatgtccaccggcaatacagaatgtctgcatctttgggcgtataatacccgaccagtagg agcacactggttgctgcttgctatcaaccctataagggaagtcgtgtattatctgaattcggtaaatggtgaatggaccaattatccggccatgaaggacatcgttgattt atcaatacaagtgttccgaagtcaacgggacgcacaggtatcccgaactaaatctagcaacattacttggatccaagtgcag tgtccgcaacagaaaaacagttacgattgcggatactttgtattgaggtttatgaaagaaatccttcaggcaaatcaattagagattccgctcacg taccttgacgaattccgtgccgctggatacccgagacttaagttggaagaaataaaagaggatttgtgtcatttttatattaagcgctttttcatgtag
- the LOC131630048 gene encoding heat shock 70 kDa protein 4-like yields MAKKCEGLAIGIDLGTTYSCVGVWQEQNDRVEIIHNDQGNKTTPSCVAFTNTQRLIGDAAKNQASSNPTNTVFDAKRLIGRKYSDSVIQNDIQLWPFKVEADANDKPVIVVTSKGEEKKFFAEEISSMVLTKMREIGEVFLESSVKNAVITVPAYFNDSQRRATKDAGVIAGLNVLRIINEPTAAALAYGFQKRANCVEERKIFIFDLGGGTFDVSLLTLKNNVFKVMATAGDTHLGGEDFDNRMVNHFVNELKRKNKVDISGYSKALRKLRTACERAKRGLSYDTEATIDIDGICQGIDFCSSITRAKFEQLNMDLFENCMETVKRCFNDAKMDKSSIDDVVLVGGSSRIPKVQNLLQSFFIGKDIFKSINPDEAVAYGAAVQAALLSGGIKTVPNLILQDVIPLSLGTSKRGDIMSVMTPRNTSIPFKKTKRFFTCSDNQTTVMNKVYEGERLIASKNNLLGFFRISVLPAPRGLPHKVCFAIDVDGILNVSCEDETSGNKKEITITNENGRLSTDEIQRMIQEAEYFKAEDMKFKKKVDTINALDDYVYNVKKTMKDKSYMIPIKRKNEITSLIAKCEHLLDGDKKEETYVFVGMLKELESISESAFGHIKKWVG; encoded by the exons ATGGCCAAGAAATGTGAAGGGCTTGCAATAGGAATTGACCTAGGCACGACTTACTCATGTGTTGGAGTGTGGCAAGAACAAAACGACCGTGTTGAAATCATACACAATGATCAAGGAAACAAAACTACACCTTCTTGTGTTGCTTTTACCAACACTCAAAGATTGATCGGTGACGCCGCCAAAAATCAAGCTTCCTCTAACCCAACCAACACTGTCTTTG ATGCAAAGAGGTTGATTGGAAGGAAATATAGTGATTCTGTTATTCAGAATGACATACAGTTGTGGCCATTCAAGGTAGAAGCTGATGCTAATGATAAACCTGTGATTGTTGTTACGAGCAAGGGTGAAGAGAAGAAATTTTTTGCTGAAGAAATATCATCTATGGTCCTCACTAAGATGCGGGAGATTGGAGAGGTGTTTTTGGAGTCATCGGTTAAAAATGCTGTTATTACTGTACCTGCTTATTTCAATGATTCACAGCGAAGAGCCACCAAAGATGCTGGTGTCATTGCTGGTCTCAATGTATTAAGGATTATCAATGAACCTACTGCTGCTGCACTTGCATATGGCTTTCAAAAGAGAGCTAATTGTGTTGAAGAGAGAAAGATTTTCATATTTGATCTTGGTGGTGGAACTTTTGATGTGTCTCTTCTTACCTTGAAGAATAATGTCTTTAAAGTAATGGCCACTGCCGGAGACACTCATCTTGGAGGAGAAGACTTTGATAATCGAATGGTGAATCATTTTGTGAATGAGTTGAAGAGGAAAAACAAAGTTGACATTAGTGGATACTCAAAAGCCCTGAGAAAGCTGAGAACTGCTTGCGAGAGGGCAAAAAGGGGACTTTCTTACGACACAGAGGCCACAATTGACATAGATGGTATATGCCAGGGTATTGATTTCTGTTCATCAATCACGCGAGCTAAGTTTGAGCAACTCAACATGGACCTCTTTGAAAATTGTATGGAGACTGTTAAGAGATGTTTTAATGATGCTAAGATGGATAAAAGTAGTATTGATGATGTTGTACTTGTTGGCGGCTCTTCTAGAATTCCCAAAGTGCAGAATCTATTGCAAAGCTTTTTCATAGGTAAGGATATTTTTAAGAGCATCAACCCTGATGAGGCTGTTGCTTATGGTGCTGCTGTCCAGGCTGCTTTGTTGAGTGGAGGCATTAAGACTGTTCCGAATTTGATACTACAAGATGTTATACCTTTGTCTCTTGGTACTTCAAAAAGAGGAGATATCATGAGTGTAATGACTCCAAGGAACACTTCCATTCCTTTCAAGAAGACAAAAAGATTCTTTACTTGTAGTGATAACCAAACCACTGTCATGAATAAAGTTTATGAGGGTGAGAGATTAATAGCCAGTAAGAACAATTTGTTGGGTTTTTTTAGGATCTCCGTTCTTCCTGCACCTCGAGGCCTTCCTCACAAAGTATGTTTTGCAATAGATGTTGATGGTATTTTGAATGTCTCATGTGAAGATGAAACCTCTGGGAATAAGAAAGAAATTACAATTACTAATGAAAATGGAAGACTATCAACGGATGAAATTCAGAGAATGATTCAAGAAGCTGAGTATTTCAAGGCTGAAGacatgaagttcaagaagaaagtTGATACAATAAATGCTTTGGACGACTATGTTTACAATGTGAAAAAAACCATGAAGGATAAGAGTTATATGATTCCCATAAAAAGGAAAAATGAGATCACTTCTCTAATAGCAAAATGTGAACATTTGCTTGATGGTGACAAGAAGGAAGAAACCTATGTGTTTGTGGGCATGTTGAAGGAGCTTGAGAGCATATCTGAATCCGCTTTTGGGCACATTAAAAAATGGGTAGGTTGA
- the LOC131630047 gene encoding heat shock cognate 70 kDa protein-like, whose amino-acid sequence MAKKYEGAAIGIDLGTTYSCVGVWQEQNNRVEIIHNDQGNKTTPSCVAFTNTQRLIGDAAKNQASSNPTNTVFDAKRLIGRRYSDSIVQNDLLLWPFKVIQGANDKPMILVNYKGEEKQFVAEEISAVILMQMREIAEAFLESPVKNAVITVPAYFNDSQRRATKDAGDIAGLNVIRIINEPTAAALAYGLQKRANCVDQRNVLIFDLGGGTFDVSILTIKNKDFEVKATAGDTHLGGEDFDNRMVNHFVKEFKRKNKEDIRGNPKALRRLRTACERAKRTLSYDIETSIDLDVIHQGIDFTSSITRAKFEQLNMDLFEKCIDTVNSCLADAKMEKRSIDDVVLVGGSSRIPKMKQLLQDFFKGKELCKSINPDEAVAYGAAVQAALLSEGVNSVPGIVLQDVTPLSLGVAVEGDLMSVVIPRNTSIPVRKTNTYYTAKDNQSSVTVMVYEGERKKASDNNLLGLFDFFVPPAPRRSLPIKECFSIDENGILNVSAEEETSGNKKDITITNVNGRLSREEIERMIQEAEFFKSQDMKFKKKAKAINALDDYLYTVRKVMKDDCVSSKLNPIDKVKIISAMIKGKSLIDDNQQEDTSVFVDLLKELESIFESAMNKIIKS is encoded by the exons ATGGCAAAAAAATATGAGGGAGCTGCTATCGGAATTGACCTTGGCACAACGTACTCATGTGTTGGAGTGTGGCAGGAACAAAATAATCGAGTTGAGATCATCCACAATGACCAAGGAAACAAAACAACTCCTTCTTGTGTTGCTTTCACTAACACTCAAAGATTGATTGGTGATGCTGCCAAAAATCAAGCTTCCTCTAACCCAACCAACACTGTCTTTG ATGCAAAGAGGTTAATTGGCAGGAGATATAGTGACTCCATTGTTCAGAATGATCTATTGTTGTGGCCATTTAAGGTTATTCAAGGTGCTAATGATAAACCAATGATCCTTGTGAACTACAAGGGGGAGGAGAAACAATTTGTTGCTGAAGAAATATCAGCTGTGATTCTCATGCAGATGCGAGAGATTGCAGAGGCATTTTTAGAGTCACCTGTTAAGAATGCAGTGATTACTGTACCTGCTTATTTTAATGATTCACAACGTAGAGCCACTAAAGACGCAGGTGATATTGCTGGTCTCAATGTAATCAGGATAATCAATGAACCAACTGCGGCAGCTCTTGCATATGGCCTTCAAAAGAGAGCTAACTGTGTTGATCAGAGAAATGTTCTTATCTTTGACCTTGGCGGTGGAACTTTTGATGTGTCGATTCTCACAATTAAGAATAAGGACTTTGAAGTCAAGGCCACTGCTGGGGACACTCACTTAGGAGGTGAAGACTTTGATAACAGAATGGTGAATCACTTTGTGAAGGAGTTCAAGAGGAAGAACAAAGAGGATATTAGAGGAAACCCAAAAGCTTTGAGGAGGTTGAGAACTGCATGTGAGAGGGCGAAAAGGACACTTTCTTACGACATTGAGACGTCAATCGACCTAGATGTTATACATCAAGGTATTGACTTCACTTCGTCAATCACTAGGGCCAAGTTTGAGCAATTGAATATGGACCTTTTTGAAAAGTGTATAGACACTGTTAATAGTTGTCTTGCTGATGCTAAGATGGAGAAGAGGAGTATAGATGATGTTGTCCTTGTTGGCGGGTCTTCTAGGATTCCAAAAATGAAACAGTTGTTGCAGGACTTTTTCAAGGGAAAGGAATTATGCAAGAGCATTAATCCTGACGAGGCTGTTGCTTATGGTGCAGCTGTCCAGGCTGCTTTGTTGAGTGAAGGTGTTAATAGTGTTCCAGGCATAGTACTGCAAGATGTTACCCCGCTGTCGCTTGGTGTAGCAGTAGAAGGAGATCTCATGAGTGTTGTTATTCCTAGGAATACTTCCATTCCTGTCAGGAAGACAAACACATACTATACAGCGAAAGATAACCAATCCAGTGTCACGGTTATGGTTTACGAGGGTGAGAGGAAAAAAGCCAGTGATAACAACTTGCTGGGTTTGTTTGATTTCTTTGTTCCTCCTGCTCCTCGAAGAAGCCTTCCTATCAAAGAATGCTTTTCTATAGACGAAAATGGTATATTAAATGTGTCGGCAGAGGAAGAAACAAGTGGTAACAAGAAAGATATTACAATAACCAATGTAAATGGAAGACTGTCAAGAGAAGAAATTGAGAGAATGATTCAAGAGGCTGAATTTTTCAAGTCTCAAGACATGAAGTTCAAAAAGAAAGCTAAAGCAATAAATGCTTTGGACGATTATCTCTACACCGTGAGGAAAGTAATGAAGGATGATTGTGTAAGTTCCAAGCTCAACCCTATAGACAAAGTGAAGATCATTTCTGCAATGATTAAGGGAAAGAGCTTGATTGATGACAACCAGCAGGAAGATACGTCTGTGTTTGTAGACCTTCTGAAGGAGCTTGAGAGCATCTTTGAATCTGCTATGAACAAGATCATCAAAAGTTAG